The following DNA comes from Enterocloster bolteae.
TGGCAGTTGCTGAATTTAAGCTCTACCTTCCGCTCCTCCTTCACGTCCACGGTCCTTGTCTGGGATCCCATGCGTATGGTCAGCCTGCATTTTTCCTCTGCCCCTGTCCTCAGCTTCACATAGGTATCCTTGCCTGTGTTGCCGGTCATCCGGCCGCCCAGGTTCTGGTATATATTTCCGCCCGACGGAATCATTGCGGATTTTCCGGTCTCATCCTCCGCAATGTAGCTTCCTCCGGAAAAACGCCATCCGTCCATACCGAGTGCAAACTGGGCATTGAACAGCTTATTATCCCCATAATCCCGGTAGGTCCAGATGCCGTACCCCATGGTGGAATTTTTAAGAATGGGAGCAACGCCATCCAGGTACAATGATTTCTCATCATCCCGCAGCTGGGCATTGTGCTCGTATCCAACTGTATTGTCCGTAAACAGGAACTGGTCCAGATACACAGGCTTGCCTCCGCTGTACACATGAAGCCGGTTCAGGAACACGGGAATCTTTTCCAGTGCTTCCGCTGCCGTCACGCGCTCATGCTCATTCATAAAGCCCATGGGAATGCCGTACATTGCGCTGGTATAGGCGGCGCTGCCGCTGGGGAAGGTGGAGGAATGCATAAAGCCCTCCTGGCTTCCGTCCTTGTGCTCCACCGGGTCCACATCCAGGCGCACTTCCATGGACAGACCGGGAAACACCGTCTGGCTGTCAGCCAGAAGTTCATTTAAAAACTGGTCGTAAAACCCATAAAATACACTTCTGGCCTGGGAATCCCTGGCCGGAAAATACAGGTCGTCATAACTGGCCAGCTCATGGCCGTACATTTCCTCCAATTCCTCCAGCTCATAATTTTCCATGGCGTAATCCACATATCCGAAGGCTTTGGCCATGCTGCGCCCCTTTACCCCGTTTCCCAGGGACGCGCTGGAATCCGTAAAGTTCCAGAAGTCCTCCCATGTCAGGAACCCTCCGCAGAAATTCTCATGGGAGGATGCCGCCTGGTACAGACGGCCCACATATTCCAGCCAGGCAGACCGCTCTGTCCCCTCCTGCATCAGCCCCTGGTACCGGTCCATCACATTGCCGCCCCCGCAGTAATCCCAGGTATATCCCACCCTCAGCATCACACTCAGTCCCTGGGCGGCAGCTGCATCCATAACACGGTCCAGCTTGTCCCAGGCATATTGGTTGTATGTACAGGGGGTCATGCCGGGCTGGAATTCCCTCCAGGGCACCACCAGGATAATATTGTTAAAGCCGTCCTGGGCAATGCGGGCCAGCTCCTGGTCCATATTGCCACTCTCGCTGTTCCAGAAATTGATGACCCAGTCATCGGAATAATAGGTGGCTGATTTGAGGTAACCTGCTGTCCCCGCAGCATGGTCCTCTGCCCTGGCAAACCCGGATGTAAACAGGAACGCTGCCGCCCCCAGTATAACCGCGGCCTTCATACATGGTCTTTTCATTGGTTCTTTCTCCTTTAGCTGTGGTTCTTTTCTCCGCCTCGTTTCAGCTCAGGCCACACAGTGAGCAGCATGGTCCCGAAGCAGGCGGCGCCTCCGATAAAGTTGGATATGGGCTCTGCCATCAGTATGCCCTGGGTTCCCATTCCGAATACAGTGGGCAGTATGATGATAAGGGGTATGACAATGATAACCTTGCGGAAAATGGAAAAAAATACCGCGTTTCTGGATTTTCCCAGTCCCACGAACACGGACTGGCCCGCAAACTGAAGGGACATCATGAAAAATCCAAAGAAATACATGCGTATAGCCGGAATTCCCGCCTCCACCATGTCTCCCTCCCGGTTGAAGATGCGGATAAAGAACGCCGGAAACCAGTCCACGAATCCCCATGCCACAACTGTATACAGGATACAGACCACGGACATGAATACAATGGCCTTCTGTACCCTTTTATACTCCCTGGCTCCGTAGTTATACCCCAGCACAGGCTGGGCACTGTTGGTCAGGCCGTTTACCGGCATGGAAATAACCTCCCTGACCGAGTTGATTACGGTCATGATTCCCACATAGAGGTCGCCGCCGAATTTCTGGAGCATGGAATTATACATGATCTGTACAAGACTGTTTGTGATGGACATGGTAAATCCGGACATTCCCAGGCCCACGATGCGAAGCAGCCGGCCGGCGTCCAGCTTCATGGCCGAAGGCCGCAGCTTCAGTATGGTGCGCCTGCCTGTGAGGAAGGCCAGAATCCATAGGGCCGACAGCATCTGTGAAAGAATGGTGGCCAGGGCAGCGCCCCTTACCCCCATGTGGAAAACAAAGATAAAAACAGGATCCAGTACAATATTGGTGACCGCCCCCAAAAGCACGGTCATCATACCCACGGTCCCAAAGCCCTGGGAATTGATAAAGCTGTTCATGCCCAGGCCTGTCATGACAAAGATATTGCCCATGAGATAGATCGTCACATAAGCGTCTGCGTAGGGTATGGTGGCGTCGCTGGCGCCAAAGAGATACAGCATGGGCCGCTTGAACATCAGGCCCAGGACCGTCAGCAGGATTCCCACTGCCACCATCATCACAAAGGAATTGCCCATGATGGCCTCCGCCTCTTTCTCATTTCCCCTTCCCCTTTCAATAGAGCACAAGGGAGCGCCGCCCATGCCGAAAAGGTTGGCAAAGGCAATCACAATGGATATGATGGGCAGGCAGAGACCCAGCCCGGTGAGGGAAAGGGTGGCGTTCTCCGGTATCATTCCTATATAAATGCGGTCCACAATATTATACAGCACATTGATGAGCTGCGCCAGGGTCATGGGAACCGCCAGCTTCATGATATTTCCCACCACACTGCCCCTGGAAAAATCGTTTTTCTTCTGATTGTCCGATTGTTTGTCCATTTGATTATCCGACTGTTTCATACTCCCACCACATTTCCATACATTCTGTCTGTTTTGACCCGGCCGCACCAAATATACCTGGAAAATGCTGCCGGCAATGTCTATACCGCGCCCAAATCCTCTGTTCGGTCAATGTCCTTAAGTTCTTCCTCCGGCACCTCCATGGTCCACACATCCCCGGGGTGCGCCTTCATGATTACGCTTCCTCCCCTGTCGCCGCGAAGTGCCATAAGTTCTTTCCTGTAAAAGCTGCTGAAAACAGCGGGATTCCCCCGCCTTCCCTGATGGCACACACAGCCCATGCCCTTCCCTGACAGCCGGAAACCATGTATGAATTCTTTCAGGGTGGGCGTACTCATATATGGCTGGTCGGCCACTGAAAACAGAAGGGCCTCTGTTTCAGGAGAGGCCGATGAAGTCCCTAATCTGAGAGAGGCGGTGATTCCCTCACCGCTGAATCTGTTGGGAACTGCCAGAAGTCCCCGGCTCTCAGCCTGCTTTAAAATCGCCTCATACTGGCTGACCACCAGAACCTCTGTCTGGTGCCCCTCTTTCTCCAGCTCCCCTGCTGCCTGGCAGATGCAGTCAAGACCATGGCGGTAAAGTTCTTTTCCTTTAAAGGGTACCAGCAGCTTATTAGAGCCAAAACGGCTTCCAAATCCGGAAGCCATATAGATAAATGAAATCCTCATTCCCCTTAACCATCCTTTAAAATAACCGGGCGGAGCCGTCCCTGTCAAGATGTCCGCATGCAATCCCTGATGTCTCTCCCATGCAATCCAGCATTTCTCCGGCCAGCGCTGCTTCCTGCGGGGTGTCGGCCTGGTTGAATACAGGCAGGACCTCGGTTCCCGGATGGGCTGCCCGCAGAGGCAGCAGATATCCATGCTTCATCAGTGTCATCATATCTTCTTTTTGTATGATCCAGTCTGTCTTATGCTTTGCGTTCAGCTCCAATGCATCTGTCCCGCTGCCCCGCTGCTCCCGGCTATCCTCATACATCTTCCGGCCATATCGTTTCATCAGAGCCCCGGCCTCCTCAATCCTCAGGCAGCATTCCTCAGCCCGCTTTCCAAGGGATGTCAGGCCATTGAGACATAAAATCATATCTGTATTGTCCGGTATCACCGGCTCTCCGGCCCTCGGCACCTTCAAAGGCAGGCGTCTGGAGCCGTCGGCCTCCACCAGCACCAAATCCGCCAGGGAACAGGCTTCTTTATATAATTCCCAGCCTGTAAATGTAATTTTCCCCTTCTCTGCCGGCCTTCCGGCTACCGCCAGGCTGCGGCGTTCCAGAACGGTCCTGATTTCTTCTGCATTGCCGTCAAATACTCCGAACGCACCGGGGCGGGCCATATGGGTCGTGGTAACCACCAGGACCTTAAGTCCCCGTCCCACAGCCTCCCAGGCCAGTCTGCGGATAGTGGATGTCTTGCCGCCCGCTCCTGCAAGAGATACCACAAAAGGGCCCGGTCCTTTCCCGGACCGTGCCTGCTTTATCCGTCCATTAAGCCCCAGGCCATGCCACAGGCTGTCTGTTCCGGTCCATATGCCGCACTGGTAAAAATAAGCCCTCATGGCAATTTCTCCATTTTTACAGTTAATGCAAACCCTTATTTTGATACTTTGACTATTTTATCATAAAACATTGGATTGGGAAAGATGATTTTCCCTTCCATTCAAAACTTACATCCAAAAATCATCATTCAAAAACAGCCGGAAACAAGGGGAATCCCCTGCTTCCGGCTGCTGTTCTATTCCTGCTTTCTATTCCTGCTGTTCTATCTCTGCTGGATTTTATCCTGCCCGGCCTTGCTCCGGCCTTACTCCGGCCTTACTTCGGCCTGCCCGGGCCTTATTCCATCCTTACCCTGTCCTTATTTCTGGATGTTATTCCTGATCACACCATACAAATCAAAACTCAGGATACCAAACACTAATATAACTCCGATGACTGCCATAACTGATTCCTTCCTTTCAAAATGTTTTCCATCACTGTGATAGATTCATTATATGTCAGGCAGACCGGTTGCGCAATCCGCATTATATCTAATCTTTTGGTGAACACCCATTTGTTTTTTGTGCATGAATGCAAAATATTTTAGATTGCCTAAAAATTTTTGTATTTATTTCTTTTTACCCATCCTTTCAGCTCTGCGGGCGATCAGTTCCCCTGCTATGCTGATGGCAATTTCCGCCGGAGTCTCTGCTCCTATGTCCGTACCGATAGGCATATGGCACTTTTGGATTTCCTCCAGGGAGAAGCCGTCCGCCAGCAGCTTATCCGTCACCACCCGTATCTTGTTCCTGCTTCCCATGATTCCGATGTAATAAGGATGCAGAGCCATGGCCTGCTTCTGCACGTAATAATCAAACTGGTGCCCTCTGGTCATGACGCACACATAGTCTCTGGGACGGATATCCACATAATCGCTGATATGTTCCATATCCCCCACCACGGTCCTCTCTGCCCGCAAAAACACCTGGGGATTGGCAAACGCCTCCCTGTCATCCATAACCACGCAGCGGAATCCCACATGGGCCAGAACCGGAACCAGCTCCTGGGCCACATGACCGCCTCCGAATATATAGACAGTCCCGGCCTGTACCAGGGGCTCGATATAAAACGTTCGTCCATCCACTTCCTTCTGGAAAGCATTGCTGCCGAAAAGTTCCCCCTCTAACAGCTGTCCCAGCCCCTTAATACCGGACAGCCCCAGACTGGGGCTGTAAAGGCCCATCTGCCAGCATGTCTCGTCGGTGATATCCAGTATAAGCCAGCTGTCCTCATCCTTTGAGAGGGCGTCCAGGACCTGGCCGCAGAAACCGGTCAGCACCTGGTCGCCGGGACGGATGTACTGGAAATATACCACCACATTTCCTCCGCACACCATTCCGATATCCGCCACCTGGTTCCTGGTAAGTGTGAATCCTTTGGCAAAGGAAACCTTGTCCTCCATGGCCTTAAGGGCTGCCTGTATTGCCTGGTACTCCACGGCGCCCCCGCCCACGGTTCCTTCTATGGACCCGTCCTTCCTTACCAGCATCCGGGATCCGGTTCCCCTGGGAGTGGAGCCGGAACTGGCAATGATAGTCACCAGGACAGCTTCCTCCCCCTGTTCCAGTAATTGTCTTAACTCTGTAAATAATGTTTTCATGACTCCGTCTCTTCCTCCCCGGTAAAATATTTTTTGTAAAGCCGTTCCCCCTCCATGCGCAGTTCCCTTTCCATCCGCAGGTAGCGGTCCAGAAAATCCTTAGACTTGGGCGTAAGCTGTGAAAATCCTCCCTCCGCCCCTCCTGACTGTGTAATCAGCAGCGGGTAGCCCAGCTGCCGCTCCGCCTCTTTTAAAATCTTCCATCCTTTGGTATAGGACATATGCATCTGCCTGCAGGCTGTCTGCATGGAGCCTGTGTGGTCGATCAGAGACAGGAACTGGGCTGCCTGGGGTCCGAAAAACCCTTCATTGCGTTCCAATGTCAGCTGTACCTGGGGATATACGGCCAGCTTTTCCCTGCCCAGGCTGCCCAGGGCGCAGTCCTCGTCCGATTCCACGGCCATGATAATCCCCTCATCCTCCACCGGAATCTCTTCCAGATGCCCATTGATTTCCGGCTGGCGCAGGGCCCCTCTGAGTCCTCTTTCACCGTGATAGATCAAAAGAGACGGAATGGCTGCCTTGGACACCAGAACCGGATGGCCCCGTTTCCCGTCATACACAGGACAGGCGGCCATGGCCCGGGAACCCATCATCCGCTGTATGGTATCAGGAAGGAACATAGGGAATTTGGCAGGCAGGACAAATACCCGGTCGCATAAATCCTCTATATAATTTAACCCCATACAGATGCTGTAATACATCTGAGTCTGCTCATAATCCTGGTTGCGCAGGCAGATGACCCGAAGTCCGGCAATATGTTTTTCCACCTCGTCCGCCTTCTGCCCTGTAACCACTACCACCGGATCGATTCCCGCCCGTTTCAGTGTGATGATGATTCTTCGTATAACCGTGCTGTCCCCCACGGGAAGCATGGGCTGAAAACGGCTGATTGTGCTCTTGTGGCCTGCTGCGATAATGACAGCCCCTGTCTTCATAAGTCTGTTCCGCCTTTCCTGGTATATTAACAGTCTGGTACGCGCCCCTAAAGTTCTCCTGTCAGGAGCAAAAGGGCGGAGGGCTCTACCCTGAGCCACCGGGGAACCACTCCCGCCGTATCGTGGGTGTGGATATCCTTCTCCTTCTTCCACCACAAACCGTTCTGTAAAGTAATATACCACTCAAACGGCATTTCGGAAATACATGGAGCGCATACTTTTATAAGATTTGCGTCTTCCCGCTCCATATAAGCCCTGGCACTGCTCTCCGACAGGGGTTCAAAATCATGGGCCCTGATGCCCACGCCTGTTATAGCGTCGCCCACAGGACGGTCCGTGGCCAGCTCCAGCCCATCCCAGTCCACGGCCCGTATTCTGCGTTCCCCCAGCCGTTCAATCCTGGATATGTTCTTACATCCTGTAAGCCTGGCTGCCCGGCATGTAACCGGGTTCTGGAAGATGTCCCGTGTCCTTCCGGCCGCCAGCACGCATCCCCGGTCCATGAGCAGCAGATTGTCGCAGAGCTGGTAGGCCTCATCCCTGTCATGGGTCACCATAATGGTCACACCGTCATAATCCTTAAGGGCGTCAGCCAGCTCCATGCGCAGCCCTTCCCTCAGGTATGTGTCCATGGCTGAAAACGGCTCGTCTAACAGCAGCGCCTCAGGCTCATAGGCCAGGCTCCTGGCCAGGGCCACTCTCTGCTGCTGTCCTCCCGACAGCTGGCCCGGGAATCGCTTTTCCAACCCCTGGAGCCGGAACCGCTCCACCATCTCGGACACCTTCTGCTGCCTGGCTTCCCCGGACATGGGCCGGCGCCTTCTAAGCCCCACATTTCCCCGTCCCCCCTTTAATCCAACCATGATGTTCTGCTCCACGGTCATGCCCGGAAACAGGGCATAGTTCTGGAACAGATAGCCCACACGCCTTACCTGGGGCTTCTCATTGATCTTGAGGGCAGAGTCATAGAGAACACGGCCCCCGGCCGCCTCTCCCTGGGCATAGCGCAGGGCAATCCTGCCCTGGTCCGGGCGGATGATGCCGGCTATGGATTTTAAGGTCATGCTTTTGCCGCAGCCCGACGGCCCCAGTATGCCCAGGCATCCCCGTCCGGCCTCAAAGCTGATGTCCAGGCTGAAATCCTTTAATTTCTTTCTTATATCAACTTCCAAATGAAGATTGTATTCTGAGTTCACGGCTGTTCCCCTTTCATCCCTTCCGGTTCACGGGCCTTAATGCTGCCCAGTTCATCAATATAATGGACAGGAATGCGATGACCACAATAACCGCCACATAGCGGTACGCCGTATCCATATTGCCTGCGGCCACCTCTGAATAGACCGCCATGGGAAGGGTCCTTGTTTTGCCTGCTATGTTTCCCGCAATCATGGCAGTGGCCCCAAATTCTCCCAGTCCCCTTGCAAATGCCAGGACGCCTCCGCTGACAACCCCCGGCAGGCCTCCGGTCATGAGCACCTTCCAGAAGATGCCCCACTCGCTCATGCCCAGGGTCCTGGCTGCCGCCACCAGGTTCTGGTCCACCTGTTCAAATGCGCCCCTGGCAGAGCGGTACATTAAAGGAAAGGACATGACCACGGCTGCAATCACCGTAGCTGTCCATGAAAATGCGATTTTAACACTGAAATATTCAATAAAAAACTGTCCTACCGGCCGTTTGACCCCAAACATATAGAGAAGGAAAAAACCGGCCACCGTAGGGGGAAGGACAAGGGGCAGCGTAAGCACGCCGTCCCAAATCAGCTTCCATGTTTCATTTTTCATGCTCACCACAGCCCACGCCGCAAAGATTCCCAGAAAAAACGTAATGAAAATCGACAGGCTGGCTGTCTTCATAGATATCAGTATCGGTGACCAGTCCATGAATGGATCCTCCCCTTTTCCTTACTCGCCTTTTGTAAATCCGTATTCTTCAAATACCTTCATGGCTTCGTCCGTCTTAAGGAATTCCACAAAGTTCTTTGCTTCCTCCGGGTGAGCCGTGTTCTTCACCACCGCCACAGGATAAATGACCTTCTTGGCAAGGCTTCCCTCCGGAGCCTCTGCCACCACTTCCACCTTGTCCGCCATGCTGGCTGCATCGGTAGCGTATACGATACCCGCGTCAGCGCTGGATGCGGCCACCTGGTTAAGCACCTCTGTCACGTTGGTTCCAAAGCTTACCTTGTCCTGTATCTTATCCCAGATTCCCAGGCTGGTAAGGGCTTCCTCTGCATACTGTCCTGCCGGTACGCTGGCAGGATCCCCGAGAGCAATGGTCTCTGCCTTCTCAATGTCCTCAAACTTCTCTATGCCCGCGCTGCTGCCTGTTGGAACAATGAGCACAATCTTGTTCTCCAGCAGGCTGGTGATGGTGTCAGATTCAATCATGCCCTCCTCGTCCAGGGCTGTCATCTGCTTTGCCGCAGCCGACATAAACACATCCGCCTCCAGTCCTTCCTCAATCTGTGTCTGAAGCTTGCCTGAGCTGTCATAGGTACCCTTCACTGTCACGCCCGGATACTGCTCCTGGAACATGGGAATCAGTTCATCCTCATAGGCGTTCTTAAGGCTGGCCGCCGCCGCAACCAGAATCTCTGTGGATTCGCCTGCCTGGGCTGCGGTGGTCTCCCTGGCAGAAGTCTCTGCTTCTGTCTCTGCTGCAGTGGCAGTTGCCTGCGTTGTCTCTGCCTCGGTAGCTGCTGCTGTCTCCTTTGCGCCGCCTGAGCATCCGGTCAGAGCTGCCGCTGCCATCATTGCCGCCATCATCATGCAAATCTGTTTCTTCATAATTAATTCCTCCTGTAATTCTTAATCTTTTTTATATACAAATACAGGTACTCGTTATACTCAGACGACCATATCGTTTCCCACATAAATGCCCATCTGCTGAGGATGAGCATTTATACCGGACAAATACCTGTATTCCTATATTTCTGTTATGGGTCTCTCCGGAGCATGTCTGAACCTGCTCTCAGGCGCGCACCTGGCATAGGTAGCGGGTGCTATATTCACTGATAATTACGCAGCGCCGTGTTATCTTCTGGCACATTCCGAGGCGCTTCCCCTGAGTATCTTAAGGCCATGGTCAAGGCTTCCCAGAATGAAGCCAAGACTCTCCTTAACCGCTTTGGGGCTTCCCGGCAGGTTCACAATCAGGGTCGTTCCCCGGATAACAGACACGCCTCTGCTGAGCATGGCCCGGTCTGTCACCTCCATGGACTTCATGCGGATGAATTCAGCGATTCCAGGCGCATTGCGCTCAGCCACAGCCATGGTGGCCTCCGGCGTCTGATCCCTGAGGGAAAATCCCGTTCCTCCGCTGGTCAGCACCAGGTCCACCTGGCGGCTGTCGGCCAGACGTATAAGCTGGGTCTTTAACTGGCCCGGCTCATCCGGCAGGAGCAGAAGCTCCACCACCTCATACCCGGCTGCCTCCAGCATCTCCTTGGCCGCAGGACCGCTCTCGTCCTTCCGCTCTCCCCTGGCGCCCTTGTCGCTGAGGGTAATGACGGCAGCTGTAAAGGGCCGTTCCTCTGCAGGCGGCTCCACCCGCATCACATCCCCGGGGCGGATAATTCCCTCACGGATGACTCTGGCAAACACGCCTTCCTTCGGCATGATGCACTCGCCCATGCGCTTGTAGATAGCGCAGTGGCTGTGGCATTCCTTTCCTATCTGGGTCATCTCCAGCTGCACATCCCCCGCGTATAGTCTGGTACCCACGGGAAGGCTTCTGAAATCAATGCCCTCCACCACCAGGTTCTCGCCAAAGGCCCCGTCTATGACATTGGCTCCGCGCTCATTGAACGCCATCACCTTATCATAGGAGAGAAGGCTTACCTGACGGTGCCAGTGGCCTGCGTGGGCATCTCCCTCAATACCGAAATCCACCAGGAAATGCCCCTCTTCTATGGCTCTCTTCTCGATTCCCCGTTTATCACTGATACAGATAGCCTTCACCACTCCGGTGGGACAGACACCCTGTTTAATCTGCTCTGACATATACCTTATCCTCCAATAGCAATCATGTTGTGTGCTTCTGTTATCTGACCCGGACGCTCGAAGCAGTGGGCCGCGGGTTTGCATAATACAGCCTGTTCCATGGCCTTCCTCAGTTCCCTCTGAAGCCCCTCGTCAGAAGGGCAGCCGGCATAGGGCCAGCGGTAATGCCCCTCCTCCTCAGGCCGTTCCTGTCCTTTTCTCAGTATCCGCCTCAGATCCACTCCGTCCTCATAGCACAAACAGGGTTTCAGATACCCCTGGGACGTAAGGCGCACCCGGTTGCAGTCGCTGCAGAATTTTCCGTGGATC
Coding sequences within:
- a CDS encoding XdhC family protein, producing MKTLFTELRQLLEQGEEAVLVTIIASSGSTPRGTGSRMLVRKDGSIEGTVGGGAVEYQAIQAALKAMEDKVSFAKGFTLTRNQVADIGMVCGGNVVVYFQYIRPGDQVLTGFCGQVLDALSKDEDSWLILDITDETCWQMGLYSPSLGLSGIKGLGQLLEGELFGSNAFQKEVDGRTFYIEPLVQAGTVYIFGGGHVAQELVPVLAHVGFRCVVMDDREAFANPQVFLRAERTVVGDMEHISDYVDIRPRDYVCVMTRGHQFDYYVQKQAMALHPYYIGIMGSRNKIRVVTDKLLADGFSLEEIQKCHMPIGTDIGAETPAEIAISIAGELIARRAERMGKKK
- a CDS encoding MOSC domain-containing protein — its product is MSEQIKQGVCPTGVVKAICISDKRGIEKRAIEEGHFLVDFGIEGDAHAGHWHRQVSLLSYDKVMAFNERGANVIDGAFGENLVVEGIDFRSLPVGTRLYAGDVQLEMTQIGKECHSHCAIYKRMGECIMPKEGVFARVIREGIIRPGDVMRVEPPAEERPFTAAVITLSDKGARGERKDESGPAAKEMLEAAGYEVVELLLLPDEPGQLKTQLIRLADSRQVDLVLTSGGTGFSLRDQTPEATMAVAERNAPGIAEFIRMKSMEVTDRAMLSRGVSVIRGTTLIVNLPGSPKAVKESLGFILGSLDHGLKILRGSASECARR
- a CDS encoding sulfate/molybdate ABC transporter ATP-binding protein gives rise to the protein MNSEYNLHLEVDIRKKLKDFSLDISFEAGRGCLGILGPSGCGKSMTLKSIAGIIRPDQGRIALRYAQGEAAGGRVLYDSALKINEKPQVRRVGYLFQNYALFPGMTVEQNIMVGLKGGRGNVGLRRRRPMSGEARQQKVSEMVERFRLQGLEKRFPGQLSGGQQQRVALARSLAYEPEALLLDEPFSAMDTYLREGLRMELADALKDYDGVTIMVTHDRDEAYQLCDNLLLMDRGCVLAAGRTRDIFQNPVTCRAARLTGCKNISRIERLGERRIRAVDWDGLELATDRPVGDAITGVGIRAHDFEPLSESSARAYMEREDANLIKVCAPCISEMPFEWYITLQNGLWWKKEKDIHTHDTAGVVPRWLRVEPSALLLLTGEL
- a CDS encoding NTP transferase domain-containing protein — its product is MKTGAVIIAAGHKSTISRFQPMLPVGDSTVIRRIIITLKRAGIDPVVVVTGQKADEVEKHIAGLRVICLRNQDYEQTQMYYSICMGLNYIEDLCDRVFVLPAKFPMFLPDTIQRMMGSRAMAACPVYDGKRGHPVLVSKAAIPSLLIYHGERGLRGALRQPEINGHLEEIPVEDEGIIMAVESDEDCALGSLGREKLAVYPQVQLTLERNEGFFGPQAAQFLSLIDHTGSMQTACRQMHMSYTKGWKILKEAERQLGYPLLITQSGGAEGGFSQLTPKSKDFLDRYLRMERELRMEGERLYKKYFTGEEETES
- the modA gene encoding molybdate ABC transporter substrate-binding protein, producing MKKQICMMMAAMMAAAALTGCSGGAKETAAATEAETTQATATAAETEAETSARETTAAQAGESTEILVAAAASLKNAYEDELIPMFQEQYPGVTVKGTYDSSGKLQTQIEEGLEADVFMSAAAKQMTALDEEGMIESDTITSLLENKIVLIVPTGSSAGIEKFEDIEKAETIALGDPASVPAGQYAEEALTSLGIWDKIQDKVSFGTNVTEVLNQVAASSADAGIVYATDAASMADKVEVVAEAPEGSLAKKVIYPVAVVKNTAHPEEAKNFVEFLKTDEAMKVFEEYGFTKGE
- a CDS encoding nucleotidyltransferase family protein, whose protein sequence is MRISFIYMASGFGSRFGSNKLLVPFKGKELYRHGLDCICQAAGELEKEGHQTEVLVVSQYEAILKQAESRGLLAVPNRFSGEGITASLRLGTSSASPETEALLFSVADQPYMSTPTLKEFIHGFRLSGKGMGCVCHQGRRGNPAVFSSFYRKELMALRGDRGGSVIMKAHPGDVWTMEVPEEELKDIDRTEDLGAV
- the yqeC gene encoding selenium cofactor biosynthesis protein YqeC, translating into MRAYFYQCGIWTGTDSLWHGLGLNGRIKQARSGKGPGPFVVSLAGAGGKTSTIRRLAWEAVGRGLKVLVVTTTHMARPGAFGVFDGNAEEIRTVLERRSLAVAGRPAEKGKITFTGWELYKEACSLADLVLVEADGSRRLPLKVPRAGEPVIPDNTDMILCLNGLTSLGKRAEECCLRIEEAGALMKRYGRKMYEDSREQRGSGTDALELNAKHKTDWIIQKEDMMTLMKHGYLLPLRAAHPGTEVLPVFNQADTPQEAALAGEMLDCMGETSGIACGHLDRDGSARLF
- the modB gene encoding molybdate ABC transporter permease subunit → MDWSPILISMKTASLSIFITFFLGIFAAWAVVSMKNETWKLIWDGVLTLPLVLPPTVAGFFLLYMFGVKRPVGQFFIEYFSVKIAFSWTATVIAAVVMSFPLMYRSARGAFEQVDQNLVAAARTLGMSEWGIFWKVLMTGGLPGVVSGGVLAFARGLGEFGATAMIAGNIAGKTRTLPMAVYSEVAAGNMDTAYRYVAVIVVIAFLSIILMNWAALRPVNRKG
- a CDS encoding MATE family efflux transporter, which encodes MKQSDNQMDKQSDNQKKNDFSRGSVVGNIMKLAVPMTLAQLINVLYNIVDRIYIGMIPENATLSLTGLGLCLPIISIVIAFANLFGMGGAPLCSIERGRGNEKEAEAIMGNSFVMMVAVGILLTVLGLMFKRPMLYLFGASDATIPYADAYVTIYLMGNIFVMTGLGMNSFINSQGFGTVGMMTVLLGAVTNIVLDPVFIFVFHMGVRGAALATILSQMLSALWILAFLTGRRTILKLRPSAMKLDAGRLLRIVGLGMSGFTMSITNSLVQIMYNSMLQKFGGDLYVGIMTVINSVREVISMPVNGLTNSAQPVLGYNYGAREYKRVQKAIVFMSVVCILYTVVAWGFVDWFPAFFIRIFNREGDMVEAGIPAIRMYFFGFFMMSLQFAGQSVFVGLGKSRNAVFFSIFRKVIIVIPLIIILPTVFGMGTQGILMAEPISNFIGGAACFGTMLLTVWPELKRGGEKNHS